A DNA window from Mucilaginibacter xinganensis contains the following coding sequences:
- a CDS encoding TetR/AcrR family transcriptional regulator, with translation MARKKEFDEDELLEKAVGLFWKKGYHATSAQDLVDCLGINRSSIYNTYTDKRTLFKKSLQQYQSRQTNAMIAALGKADNAQKELSHIFSTLIKESTEDKLLKGCFMVNTAVELSGIDEEIGEIVNKNNKGVEDALTKLIEKGQQAGQFSTKTDARTFSRFIFGNITAIKVAARSGTPKTVLEDIAEVALSALI, from the coding sequence ATGGCAAGGAAAAAGGAATTTGATGAAGATGAACTGCTTGAAAAAGCAGTGGGGCTATTTTGGAAAAAGGGATATCACGCCACCTCTGCACAGGATTTGGTTGATTGCCTTGGGATAAACCGTTCGAGCATTTATAATACTTATACCGATAAAAGAACGCTTTTTAAAAAGTCGTTGCAGCAATATCAATCAAGGCAGACTAACGCAATGATAGCTGCGCTTGGTAAAGCCGATAATGCCCAAAAAGAATTAAGCCATATATTCAGCACTTTAATAAAAGAAAGCACAGAAGACAAACTTTTAAAAGGCTGTTTTATGGTGAATACAGCAGTTGAACTTTCGGGAATAGACGAAGAAATAGGTGAAATAGTTAATAAAAACAATAAAGGTGTTGAAGATGCCTTGACCAAACTAATTGAGAAAGGGCAGCAGGCCGGGCAATTTTCAACCAAAACGGATGCGCGCACTTTTTCCAGGTTTATTTTTGGAAACATTACCGCTATAAAAGTGGCCGCACGTTCAGGAACGCCAAAAACGGTTTTGGAGGACATAGCCGAAGTTGCGTTATCCGCCCTGATATAG
- a CDS encoding glucose 1-dehydrogenase produces MKDLTNKVAVVTGGNSGIGYASAKEFVAKGAHVVITGRNKTVVDTAAQELGVTGIVSDQGKLEQIDNLVAEVKDKFGKVDILFLNAGVANFSPVETATEAHYDGMMDLNVKGVYFTVQKFIPILNDGASIIFNTSVNAVLGMPDSGVYSAGKAALISLSRVLARELAPRQIRVNAVSPGPVATPLYGKIGLTEAEINGFGTVLGERILLKRFGRPEEIANVVRFLASDDASFITGTEITVDGGLTVNAVIY; encoded by the coding sequence ATGAAAGATCTGACAAACAAAGTTGCCGTAGTTACCGGTGGTAATAGCGGTATTGGTTATGCATCAGCAAAAGAATTTGTTGCGAAGGGCGCACATGTGGTAATTACAGGCCGTAATAAGACTGTAGTTGATACTGCTGCTCAGGAACTCGGGGTAACAGGAATCGTTTCTGACCAGGGAAAGCTGGAGCAAATAGACAACCTGGTAGCCGAGGTGAAAGACAAGTTTGGTAAAGTTGATATATTGTTTTTAAATGCCGGTGTCGCCAACTTTAGCCCGGTTGAAACAGCTACTGAAGCACATTATGACGGGATGATGGACCTTAACGTAAAGGGTGTTTATTTTACAGTTCAAAAATTTATTCCAATACTGAACGATGGCGCATCAATTATCTTTAATACTTCGGTTAATGCAGTTTTGGGAATGCCTGATAGCGGTGTTTATTCAGCGGGTAAAGCGGCGTTAATATCACTAAGCAGGGTATTGGCACGCGAGCTTGCACCACGGCAGATCCGTGTTAATGCAGTTTCGCCAGGCCCTGTTGCCACACCATTATATGGTAAAATAGGCTTAACTGAAGCTGAGATAAATGGCTTTGGAACGGTATTAGGCGAAAGGATTTTGCTTAAACGTTTTGGGCGCCCGGAGGAAATAGCCAACGTGGTACGGTTCCTGGCTTCTGACGATGCTTCATTTATAACCGGAACAGAAATTACGGTTGATGGTGGCCTAACCGTTAACGCTGTTATTTATTAA
- a CDS encoding SDR family NAD(P)-dependent oxidoreductase codes for MSPLTAIVTGASDGLGKSFALELASRKINLVLVSLPASGLPELADYILKNFELKVTIFEADLTVAESCTSLFDFLKNSGLTAHILINNAGLGNWSWFGDKNPGFYKKQIELNVIAPVLLTHLFLAQLDEERTAYLLNVGSLAGKFVVPKKQVYGATKSFISYFTRCLQLEMENANISISLLSPGGINTKPELLALNHKLKGIAKATITEPNRVAYEAIHGMFLGKREIIPGGINKLMVLLNSILPQFIKAIIIKSKLKPVIKM; via the coding sequence ATGAGTCCGTTAACCGCTATAGTTACAGGCGCAAGCGACGGCCTGGGTAAATCATTTGCCCTTGAACTTGCATCAAGAAAGATAAACCTGGTGCTCGTTTCATTGCCTGCCAGTGGATTACCCGAACTGGCAGACTATATCCTAAAAAACTTTGAATTAAAAGTTACAATATTTGAAGCTGATTTAACGGTTGCCGAAAGCTGCACTTCGTTATTCGATTTTTTAAAAAATAGTGGGTTGACTGCTCATATTTTAATAAATAATGCCGGGCTGGGCAACTGGTCGTGGTTTGGAGATAAAAATCCTGGCTTTTATAAAAAACAGATAGAGCTGAATGTTATTGCCCCCGTTTTGCTTACTCATTTATTTTTAGCGCAGCTGGATGAAGAGCGCACCGCCTACCTGTTAAATGTAGGTAGCCTGGCGGGAAAATTTGTGGTACCTAAAAAGCAGGTTTACGGCGCTACAAAATCTTTTATCAGTTATTTTACACGATGCCTGCAACTGGAAATGGAAAACGCAAACATCAGTATTAGCCTGCTTAGTCCGGGAGGAATTAATACGAAGCCTGAACTGTTGGCACTTAATCACAAATTAAAAGGCATTGCCAAAGCTACCATTACCGAGCCAAACAGGGTGGCTTATGAAGCTATTCATGGCATGTTTTTAGGAAAAAGAGAAATTATTCCGGGAGGTATTAACAAGTTAATGGTTTTACTAAACAGTATTTTACCACAATTTATTAAAGCGATAATCATTAAAAGCAAGTTAAAACCAGTTATAAAAATGTAA
- a CDS encoding arabinose isomerase, which produces MKENYKPALKVGLFGIGLQAYWEQFDGLEQRLTGYIDMVGGRLQGYGAEIVNLGLVDTPEKAFEAGSRFRREEVDLIFLYVTTYALSSTVLPVVSKAKVPVIVLNLAPDAAIDYKVFNQMGDLTAMTGEWLAFCSACPVPEIASVFKRSNIPFYQITGMLQNDPVVWNEVEGWIAAARVAHTMYYNRLGIMGNYYGGMLDIYSNLTLHCATFGGHVEVIEVDELSGIRSGVTEDEITKKIKTFYEIFEVQADCLASEIERAAKTAVALDKLVVKHQLGSLAYYHKGTGNPENENTMSSVILGTSLLTASGIPVAGEYEIKNAQAMKIMDSFGAGGSFTEYYAMDFTDAIVLMGHDGPCHPVIAEGKIKVKPLQVYHGKVGNGLSVEMSVKHGPVTLLSVVETVDGKLQLLVAEAESVAGPILEIGNTNSRYRFSAGARNFVEKWNACGPAHHCAVGKGHIASKIEKLGKLLGIECIKVC; this is translated from the coding sequence ATGAAAGAGAATTATAAACCCGCGCTTAAAGTTGGCCTTTTTGGAATTGGCCTGCAGGCGTACTGGGAACAATTTGACGGGCTGGAACAGCGCCTCACCGGATATATTGATATGGTGGGCGGGCGGCTGCAAGGCTATGGTGCAGAAATTGTGAACCTGGGATTGGTTGATACACCTGAAAAGGCATTTGAAGCGGGTAGCCGCTTCCGCCGTGAAGAGGTTGACCTGATATTTTTATACGTTACTACCTATGCTTTATCATCCACCGTTTTGCCAGTCGTAAGCAAAGCTAAAGTGCCGGTTATTGTACTTAACCTGGCACCGGATGCGGCGATTGATTATAAAGTTTTTAACCAAATGGGCGACCTTACAGCCATGACCGGCGAGTGGCTTGCCTTTTGCTCAGCCTGCCCTGTACCTGAAATTGCAAGTGTTTTTAAACGTTCTAATATCCCCTTCTATCAAATTACCGGCATGCTGCAAAATGATCCGGTGGTTTGGAATGAAGTCGAAGGGTGGATAGCAGCAGCCAGGGTAGCCCACACCATGTATTATAACCGGCTCGGAATTATGGGTAATTATTATGGAGGGATGCTTGATATCTACTCAAATTTAACCCTCCATTGCGCAACGTTTGGCGGGCATGTTGAGGTGATAGAAGTTGATGAGCTCTCGGGGATCAGGAGCGGTGTGACTGAGGATGAAATAACTAAGAAAATAAAAACATTTTATGAGATTTTTGAGGTTCAGGCCGATTGTTTAGCCAGTGAAATAGAGCGGGCGGCTAAAACTGCGGTCGCGCTAGATAAACTTGTCGTTAAGCATCAGTTAGGGTCGCTGGCTTATTATCATAAGGGCACGGGTAATCCCGAAAATGAAAACACGATGAGCTCGGTTATTTTGGGCACTTCATTGTTAACCGCGAGTGGCATTCCTGTTGCCGGAGAATATGAAATAAAGAATGCGCAGGCCATGAAGATAATGGACAGTTTTGGGGCAGGTGGCTCGTTCACTGAATATTATGCAATGGATTTTACGGATGCTATTGTATTGATGGGGCATGATGGCCCCTGCCACCCGGTAATAGCCGAGGGAAAGATAAAGGTAAAGCCGCTGCAGGTTTATCACGGCAAAGTGGGTAATGGACTATCGGTAGAAATGTCTGTTAAACATGGCCCGGTTACTTTGTTATCTGTTGTGGAAACAGTTGACGGGAAACTGCAGCTGCTGGTAGCCGAAGCGGAATCTGTTGCGGGCCCGATATTGGAGATTGGGAATACCAATAGCCGGTACCGTTTTTCTGCCGGAGCCAGAAATTTTGTGGAAAAATGGAACGCTTGTGGCCCGGCCCATCATTGCGCTGTAGGTAAAGGGCACATTGCATCTAAAATAGAAAAGCTGGGAAAATTGCTTGGGATTGAATGTATAAAGGTTTGTTAA
- a CDS encoding STN and carboxypeptidase regulatory-like domain-containing protein, producing the protein MQFKFADQLKGWLFLLFTSILIPVYSQPVLNRNITMNVNGERLGRVLRMMEEKGKFSFSYNSNLIPKDSLVNIHVANQTVKDALSKLLSNRFEYREAENFVILRYAPSQLVLVTDKFYSEDQYCTISGYISNEHSGQKLDKASVYCRRSLESVITDGGGYFEIKVKNENQPVTLTVSKENYKDTSITFLSDIKVYDDKDENNNFRYLTGDVSKLENSGVGRLLISSKQKIQTLNLGGLITQAPFQASLLPGLSTHGSLSGQVINTISLNLIGGYNAGVDGAEIGMFNLDKSDVKSFQLAVLFNTVGGSVRGIQIGGAFNQVLTNVSAFQLAAGFNSVHGDVSGVQLAIGFNESNKLNGVQVAALNSASGNISGIQTGVMNIANKKFSGIQLGALFNYAQNLRGMQFGLINTSDSSSGVSLGLINLVKNGYHKVVVNTTETTDANLLYKTGTPWLYNIFLAGANLKSNNKQFAYGLGYGNEVSIFKFLAFNTELTARYLYQGNARYANILYRLDAGLNIKLSKSFSIIVSPSLNFYYTDQKKPVGGYSYVLTEPNHHPTNNPYYTRWTGWTIGVSFF; encoded by the coding sequence ATGCAATTCAAATTTGCTGATCAGCTTAAAGGATGGCTTTTTTTGTTATTTACATCTATTTTAATCCCCGTTTATTCGCAGCCGGTATTAAACCGTAATATTACTATGAATGTGAACGGCGAGCGGCTCGGGCGCGTTTTACGGATGATGGAAGAAAAAGGCAAATTCAGCTTCTCCTACAACAGTAACCTCATCCCAAAAGATAGCCTTGTAAATATTCACGTAGCTAATCAAACCGTTAAGGATGCGCTCAGTAAATTATTGAGCAATCGTTTTGAATATCGCGAAGCAGAAAACTTTGTGATCCTTCGTTATGCACCATCGCAGCTGGTGCTTGTTACCGATAAATTTTATAGTGAAGATCAGTATTGCACCATTAGCGGCTATATAAGCAATGAACATAGCGGACAAAAGTTGGATAAAGCCAGTGTTTATTGCAGGCGTTCACTTGAATCGGTCATTACTGACGGCGGGGGCTATTTCGAAATTAAAGTTAAAAATGAGAATCAGCCGGTAACACTAACAGTAAGTAAAGAGAATTATAAAGACACGTCCATCACTTTCCTGTCGGATATCAAGGTTTATGATGACAAAGATGAAAACAATAATTTCCGGTACCTTACGGGAGATGTTTCCAAACTGGAAAACTCAGGTGTAGGGCGCCTACTTATTTCGTCAAAACAAAAAATACAAACGCTCAATCTTGGAGGGCTGATTACCCAGGCGCCATTCCAGGCTTCGCTGTTACCCGGGTTAAGTACACACGGTTCGCTAAGCGGGCAAGTGATAAATACTATTTCCCTTAACCTTATCGGTGGTTATAATGCAGGGGTTGATGGTGCCGAGATCGGAATGTTTAACCTGGATAAAAGTGATGTAAAATCATTCCAGCTGGCAGTTCTTTTTAATACGGTAGGCGGCAGCGTTCGTGGGATCCAGATAGGCGGCGCCTTTAACCAGGTGCTGACCAATGTAAGCGCTTTTCAACTCGCCGCAGGCTTTAATTCTGTACATGGCGATGTCAGCGGTGTACAGCTGGCAATCGGTTTTAATGAAAGCAATAAATTGAACGGCGTGCAAGTGGCCGCGCTTAACTCTGCAAGCGGAAATATATCAGGCATACAAACCGGTGTAATGAACATAGCCAATAAGAAGTTCAGCGGCATACAGTTGGGTGCATTGTTCAATTATGCCCAAAACTTACGGGGGATGCAGTTTGGATTGATCAACACATCTGACAGTTCATCAGGAGTAAGTCTGGGATTGATCAACCTGGTAAAAAATGGCTATCATAAAGTGGTTGTTAATACCACCGAAACTACCGATGCCAACCTGCTCTATAAAACCGGGACTCCCTGGCTGTATAACATATTTTTGGCGGGGGCTAACCTCAAAAGTAACAACAAGCAATTTGCTTACGGGCTTGGTTACGGTAACGAAGTTTCGATATTTAAATTCCTTGCTTTTAATACGGAGCTTACCGCCCGTTATTTATACCAGGGTAACGCCCGGTACGCCAATATTTTATACCGGTTGGATGCGGGACTGAACATTAAACTTAGCAAATCCTTCAGTATCATTGTCAGCCCGTCATTAAACTTTTATTACACCGATCAAAAAAAACCTGTGGGCGGGTATAGTTATGTGCTTACTGAACCTAACCATCACCCAACAAATAATCCATATTATACCCGCTGGACCGGCTGGACAATTGGCGTAAGTTTTTTTTAA
- the rhaM gene encoding L-rhamnose mutarotase, producing the protein MEKIAFKMKLKPGFKIEYERRHNEIWPEIAALLKANGISDYSIFFDEDTDTLFAVQKVKGGTSSQNLGSEPIVKLWWKYMADIMVVNPDNSPVAVQLEKVFHLE; encoded by the coding sequence ATGGAGAAAATAGCTTTTAAAATGAAACTGAAGCCCGGCTTTAAGATTGAATATGAAAGGCGGCACAATGAAATATGGCCGGAAATAGCAGCTTTGTTAAAAGCAAATGGAATAAGCGACTACAGTATTTTTTTTGATGAAGATACCGATACCCTTTTTGCTGTACAGAAAGTAAAAGGCGGAACCTCATCGCAAAACCTGGGCAGCGAACCGATTGTAAAACTGTGGTGGAAATACATGGCGGATATAATGGTTGTAAATCCGGATAATTCACCAGTAGCTGTTCAATTGGAAAAAGTCTTTCACCTGGAATAA
- a CDS encoding RNA polymerase sigma-70 factor — MEYSDSTVINLIKEGDAKAFEKIFREYFKFLHAYAYTFTKDDGQAEEIVQNVFCRIWEKRELLKTDGSLKAYLYRSVHNESLNYLKHQKTRDAFRVNYNTKEDESANAASEKIMMAELDTYIQKALDELPQQCRIIFQLSRFENLKYKQIAGQLHISVKTVENQMGKALRILREKLSEFLPIVILYIITWLYK, encoded by the coding sequence GTGGAGTATAGCGACAGCACTGTTATTAATTTAATTAAAGAAGGCGATGCAAAGGCGTTTGAAAAAATATTCAGGGAGTATTTTAAATTTTTACATGCTTACGCTTATACATTTACGAAAGATGACGGGCAGGCCGAAGAAATTGTACAAAATGTTTTTTGCCGCATTTGGGAGAAACGCGAATTGCTTAAAACCGACGGCTCCTTAAAGGCCTACCTGTACCGCTCAGTACATAATGAAAGCCTGAATTATTTAAAGCATCAAAAAACGCGTGACGCTTTCAGGGTAAATTATAATACTAAAGAAGATGAATCCGCAAACGCAGCGTCCGAAAAAATCATGATGGCAGAACTGGATACCTATATTCAAAAAGCTTTGGATGAATTACCCCAGCAGTGCCGCATTATTTTCCAGCTAAGCCGTTTTGAGAATTTGAAATACAAGCAGATAGCCGGCCAGCTCCACATTTCGGTAAAAACGGTTGAAAACCAAATGGGTAAAGCTTTAAGGATCTTAAGGGAAAAACTTTCGGAGTTTTTGCCAATTGTTATTTTATACATAATAACCTGGTTATACAAATGA
- a CDS encoding glycosyl hydrolase, producing the protein MNNYKIHTRIFLALFMLICLLCPCLAGAQPGNLKSGFLNSPASAKPGVYWYFMDGNMTAQSITKDLEAMKKAGIGNLIFLEVNVGIPRGKVDFLSAEWQNLFKHAVRESERLGIEITLGIGPGWTGSGGPWVPVKQSMQHLVSKAVIVKGGDKQKIVLPVPDPMKPYFGEGAFTPELKKQWTDFYEDVAVLAYPTPAIDKKVNDITEKALYYRAPYSSVKGVKQFLPSLPFYEQLPPGAIIPKNKIIDLTDKLQGDGTLSWTVPAGNWTIVRFGSRNNGAITRPAPVPGLGFEADKFDTVALNAHLDNYVGTLLKKTGKPNSKQAGGLKRLHMDSWEMGAQNWTAHFRQEFIKRRGYDPLPFYPVYSGSIVESLEISERFLWDLRQTSQELVLEYHAAAVKRYGHKNGMGLSIEPYDMNPTADLELGNIADVPMAEFWSKGYGFNSSFSCFEATSIGHVNGKSLIPAEAFTAQDNEGWKQYPGAMKNQGDWAFAMGINRFTYHTFQNQVLADSLRPGMTMGPYGVHWDRNQTWWPMVGSYHQYISRCSYLLQQGNTVADVLYLTPEGSPHVFRPPFSAIEGDAVIPDRKGYNFDGCAPGQLYKAAVKNGSIVFPGGASYRIMVLPAVKTMTPGLLTKIAQLVKDGAMVVGGPPVKSPGLSGYPVCDETVKELATAIWGTIDDAGKESVHSYGKGKVIWGGAFDEKIDNLYPEYSLTAELLMSMNVKPDFETDGTIRYTHRTSASWDMYFVANRSAREIKADLIFRTTIGPPQLWNPLTGEIKQLPEFKVKGGRTSVRMKFDTYQSFFLVFAKGPVPKSTETKNFEVTKKSIPLNGSWDVSFNPKWGGPKSITFDKLQDWTARAEDGIKYYSGTAVYKKIFKLPANISARKNRRIYLNLGEVYNLARVKLNGKDLGVLWTAPWRVDITITALKKNNVLEIEVINLWPNRLIGDSKWPDDGIKDEKWPDWLAKGLSRNSKRLTFATYNFYDEKSQLLKSGLLGPVTIQYSEQ; encoded by the coding sequence ATGAACAATTATAAAATACACACCCGCATATTTCTAGCCCTTTTTATGCTCATTTGCCTGTTGTGCCCCTGTTTGGCGGGAGCACAGCCGGGAAATTTGAAAAGTGGGTTTCTTAACTCTCCTGCTAGTGCAAAGCCGGGTGTTTACTGGTATTTTATGGATGGTAACATGACCGCGCAATCCATTACCAAAGATCTGGAAGCGATGAAAAAAGCAGGAATTGGCAACCTGATCTTTTTGGAAGTGAATGTTGGCATTCCGAGGGGGAAAGTCGATTTTTTAAGTGCGGAGTGGCAGAACTTGTTTAAACATGCTGTGAGAGAATCAGAGCGGCTTGGTATTGAAATAACCTTAGGGATTGGGCCCGGCTGGACGGGTAGCGGAGGGCCATGGGTACCTGTAAAGCAATCCATGCAACACCTGGTATCAAAAGCGGTAATCGTAAAGGGAGGAGACAAACAAAAAATAGTCCTGCCCGTGCCTGACCCTATGAAGCCTTATTTTGGGGAAGGCGCATTTACGCCGGAGTTAAAAAAACAATGGACCGATTTTTATGAAGATGTGGCCGTACTGGCATATCCAACCCCAGCTATTGATAAAAAGGTTAACGATATTACGGAGAAGGCGCTTTATTACCGGGCACCCTATTCATCGGTAAAAGGTGTTAAGCAGTTTTTACCATCTTTGCCATTTTATGAGCAATTACCTCCGGGTGCTATTATCCCAAAAAATAAAATAATTGACCTTACAGACAAACTGCAGGGTGACGGAACATTGAGCTGGACCGTTCCTGCCGGCAACTGGACCATCGTACGATTCGGAAGCCGAAATAACGGTGCAATAACCCGTCCCGCCCCGGTGCCGGGTTTGGGTTTTGAGGCAGATAAATTTGATACCGTAGCACTAAACGCCCATCTTGATAATTACGTCGGTACCCTGCTGAAAAAAACCGGTAAGCCTAACAGTAAACAAGCAGGTGGCTTAAAACGGCTGCATATGGATAGCTGGGAGATGGGTGCACAAAACTGGACGGCACATTTTAGGCAGGAGTTTATAAAACGCCGAGGATATGATCCGCTGCCTTTTTACCCGGTTTACAGCGGCAGTATAGTTGAAAGCCTGGAAATAAGTGAACGCTTTTTATGGGACCTGCGCCAAACTTCGCAGGAACTGGTACTTGAATATCATGCTGCCGCTGTAAAAAGATACGGGCATAAAAACGGTATGGGGCTTTCTATTGAGCCCTATGATATGAACCCGACAGCCGACCTTGAGCTTGGTAATATAGCGGATGTACCTATGGCCGAATTTTGGAGTAAAGGGTATGGTTTTAATTCATCGTTCAGCTGTTTTGAAGCAACTTCGATAGGGCATGTGAATGGCAAATCGCTAATCCCTGCTGAGGCCTTTACCGCTCAGGATAATGAAGGCTGGAAACAATATCCCGGTGCCATGAAAAACCAGGGCGACTGGGCTTTTGCGATGGGGATCAATCGCTTTACTTATCACACTTTTCAGAACCAGGTACTGGCAGATTCTTTACGGCCCGGGATGACGATGGGGCCTTATGGTGTTCATTGGGACAGGAACCAAACATGGTGGCCGATGGTAGGTTCTTATCATCAGTATATTTCCCGATGTTCATATCTTTTGCAGCAGGGAAATACGGTAGCTGATGTTTTATACCTTACACCCGAGGGGTCTCCGCATGTGTTTCGTCCGCCATTTTCAGCCATTGAAGGCGACGCTGTTATTCCGGACAGAAAAGGGTATAATTTTGATGGCTGTGCGCCGGGGCAGTTATATAAAGCAGCTGTAAAAAATGGCAGTATTGTTTTTCCGGGCGGTGCCAGCTACCGCATAATGGTGCTGCCGGCCGTAAAAACCATGACACCCGGTTTGTTAACAAAAATTGCGCAACTGGTAAAAGATGGAGCTATGGTAGTAGGAGGGCCGCCTGTGAAATCACCGGGCTTATCCGGTTATCCTGTGTGTGACGAAACTGTAAAAGAATTAGCCACAGCAATTTGGGGAACAATTGATGATGCCGGAAAGGAAAGTGTACATAGTTACGGAAAGGGTAAGGTAATTTGGGGCGGAGCTTTTGATGAAAAAATTGATAACCTTTATCCTGAGTATAGTTTAACTGCCGAATTATTAATGTCGATGAACGTTAAACCGGATTTTGAAACTGACGGAACTATCCGTTATACGCACCGGACTTCGGCCAGTTGGGATATGTATTTTGTTGCCAACCGGTCTGCCCGTGAAATTAAAGCTGATTTAATCTTCAGAACCACTATTGGGCCGCCGCAACTTTGGAACCCTTTAACTGGCGAAATAAAGCAATTGCCAGAATTTAAGGTAAAAGGCGGGCGAACGAGTGTAAGGATGAAATTTGATACTTACCAAAGCTTCTTCTTGGTTTTTGCAAAAGGGCCTGTTCCCAAATCAACAGAAACAAAAAACTTTGAGGTGACTAAAAAGTCTATTCCCTTAAACGGTTCCTGGGATGTCTCATTCAACCCTAAATGGGGTGGACCCAAATCAATCACTTTCGATAAACTACAGGACTGGACGGCAAGAGCCGAAGACGGCATAAAATATTACTCAGGTACGGCTGTTTACAAAAAAATATTTAAGCTGCCTGCAAATATTAGCGCCAGGAAAAACAGGAGAATTTATCTAAACCTGGGCGAAGTATATAACCTGGCCCGGGTAAAACTAAATGGAAAAGACCTTGGCGTATTATGGACCGCGCCATGGCGTGTGGACATTACTATAACTGCACTGAAAAAGAATAATGTTTTAGAAATAGAGGTAATAAATCTATGGCCCAACAGATTGATAGGCGATTCAAAATGGCCGGATGATGGCATAAAAGATGAAAAATGGCCGGATTGGCTTGCTAAAGGCTTATCACGTAATAGTAAACGACTGACCTTTGCCACCTATAACTTTTACGATGAAAAGTCGCAGCTGTTAAAATCAGGGCTGCTTGGTCCTGTTACCATTCAATATAGCGAGCAGTAA
- a CDS encoding FecR domain-containing protein — MSADKKHITDDLLVKYILGETNAAENQETQQWLNENDANRKYYTDFKLIWEESELIASTSSPDEDGAWLRLQNRINKNHETQPLKPSLNVTWLKVAAAILLISAVGYFGYNSFWKINIISNNGEAALTQSLPDGSSVTLNSNSQISYPNRFKSNQRLVQLSGEAFFKVTPDKTRPFVIKINTATVTVVGTSFNVKNIKGKTEVIVETGIVKVTLKGRQVLLHHGQMVVADAAASLELKETRGSLYNYYITKTLVCDRTPLYQLVDKLNQVYGSHIKIANVQLQNLPITTTFREQTLQQVLNIIAETFKIKVESEGNEIFLK, encoded by the coding sequence ATGAGCGCAGATAAAAAACATATTACTGACGATCTGCTGGTAAAATATATACTGGGTGAAACCAATGCAGCAGAAAACCAGGAAACACAGCAATGGCTAAATGAAAATGATGCCAACCGGAAATATTATACCGATTTTAAACTGATATGGGAAGAAAGCGAACTTATAGCATCAACAAGCAGCCCCGACGAAGATGGTGCCTGGTTGCGCCTTCAAAATCGTATTAATAAAAACCATGAAACTCAACCATTAAAACCGTCATTAAATGTCACCTGGCTAAAGGTTGCAGCGGCCATATTATTAATAAGCGCAGTTGGCTATTTTGGTTATAACAGCTTTTGGAAAATAAATATTATCAGCAACAACGGCGAAGCTGCATTAACCCAAAGTTTACCCGACGGATCTTCAGTCACTCTAAACAGCAATTCTCAGATCAGTTACCCAAATCGTTTCAAAAGCAATCAAAGATTAGTGCAACTGAGTGGCGAGGCGTTTTTTAAGGTTACTCCTGATAAAACCAGGCCTTTTGTAATAAAAATAAATACTGCAACGGTTACGGTTGTTGGAACGTCATTTAATGTAAAGAATATTAAAGGCAAAACAGAAGTGATAGTTGAAACCGGCATAGTAAAAGTAACATTGAAGGGCAGGCAGGTATTGCTGCATCACGGGCAAATGGTAGTAGCTGATGCAGCTGCCAGCCTTGAGTTAAAAGAAACCCGCGGCAGCCTTTATAATTATTATATAACCAAAACACTCGTGTGTGATCGTACGCCTTTATATCAATTAGTTGATAAGCTTAACCAGGTTTATGGCAGCCATATAAAAATTGCAAACGTGCAATTACAAAATCTGCCTATAACAACTACGTTTAGAGAGCAAACCCTGCAGCAGGTATTAAATATTATTGCCGAAACCTTTAAAATAAAGGTTGAAAGCGAAGGAAACGAGATCTTTTTAAAATAG